Genomic window (Paenibacillus sp. PK3_47):
TAATCAAATGGTCTTTTAGATACAATTAATGAACAACAAAAGAAAAGGAGCTGTTAAAATGAAAGTTACATTAATTAGAAATGCAACCTTGGTTGTCGAATATGCAGGCAAGAAATTTTTGGTAGATCCATTTTTAGGTGATAAAGGTGCATACCCTCCGTTTCCAAACTCTTTAAGACAAGATCAAAATAACCCTTTAGTGAGCTTGCCTGTTTCCCTTGAAAACCTAACAGATGTCGATGCTGTTATTGTAACCCATCTCCATCTGGATCATTATGACGCTAAAGCCGTAGAGGTTTTGCCGAAAGAAATTCCAATGTTTGTACAAAATGAAGAAGACGCAGATAAAGTTCGCAGCGATGGCTTCAAGAACGTAGAAATACTTAGTGAATCATCGCACTTCGACAATATTCAATTGATCAAAACAAAGGGAGAACATGGCCGCGGGGAAATCTTAAAACTTGCCGGTGAAGTTTGTGGGGTTGTATTTAAGAATACCGCCGAGAAAACCCTTTATTTAGCTGGAGATACAGTCTGGTATGAACCTGTTCAGGACGTAATCAACACATACAAGCCTGAGATCATTGTAGTAAATGGCGGAGATAATCAATTCCTGCAGGGCGGTTCTTTGGTTATGGGTAAAGAGGACATTTATAACGTATATCAAGCTGCCCCTGATTCCACAATCATTTCA
Coding sequences:
- a CDS encoding MBL fold metallo-hydrolase: MKVTLIRNATLVVEYAGKKFLVDPFLGDKGAYPPFPNSLRQDQNNPLVSLPVSLENLTDVDAVIVTHLHLDHYDAKAVEVLPKEIPMFVQNEEDADKVRSDGFKNVEILSESSHFDNIQLIKTKGEHGRGEILKLAGEVCGVVFKNTAEKTLYLAGDTVWYEPVQDVINTYKPEIIVVNGGDNQFLQGGSLVMGKEDIYNVYQAAPDSTIISVHMEAVNHWTLSREELKSFLTEKGASSNVLVPDDGEAYTF